GCGCGAATACAGCAGCGTCTGGTCGGTATACCACGGCGACGTGGGATCGACTGACTGCCCATACGTCAGCATCGCCTGCGCCACAGGCCCCTGCTCGTCGAACGTCACGGTCTGCAAATAGCTCTGACCCCAGTGCGCGCCGACATAGCCTTGTGCCGTCAAGACACTGCGCATCGTCAGTGACCCATACGTACCTTCCTGGTTCCCATTGCCGCCATGCAGTGGAATACGCACGCCATTGCGTGGCTCGACCTGATAGTCACCCAAACGGCCATCAAGTGGCACGCCGAGCGACTGCAGCTTGTCCGCCGCCGTCCTGAGCGCTACCAGCATGGCGGGCATGGCCGCCGGCGCCACGCCGGCCGGCGTATTGACCGGATCCGCCGGATCGAACGGCCGTGCCCATTTGTTCGGGATCGCTGTTGCCAGCGCCCAGAATTCGCGGAACAGCACCGCGCCCCGGCTATCGAGATCGGCGCGCCGGTCCCACGCTTGCAGCGTCGTGCAGGCTTGATGCATCAGCGTGCTGCTCGCGCTGCTGCAGGCCGTCAACAACTCGGGCAACACCAGCTCAGCCGCATAGACGCGGTTCGAGAACGCCAGCGCCTGCATGTCAGCGAGGTTCAGCTTGTTGCGCTGGGCCAGCAGATCCTCGACCTGGCGGAACCCGATCCGCGTGCGCAGGCTTTGCTCGGCATTCACGCGCCCGTACAGCGGCGAATAGCCCAGCGGCGCCGGGCCAGTCAGCAGCGCCTTCGGATTGGTCAGCCAGTAACTATCGTTCGAATTGCCGACGTAATCGGTGCGCATCATCCACGGCGCCGTGGCCGGTGCGCAAATGCCGGCCGGCGCGCCCACATCCTGCCCCCAGCCGCAGCTGCTCTTTGATCCGTCGAACAGCAGCGCCGCCTGCAGCAACAGGCAACCGTTGACGAACTTGTCCGCATTCATGTGCGGCACGACACTGGCGTCCGCATACAGCGTATTGCCGTCACGGTCGGCCGCCACCGTGTTCACCCATGGCAATCCCACCACGTTGTCGAGCGAATCCTTCAGCGTGCGCACACTGGTGGCGGTGCCAATGCCCAGCCATTGCTCGAGCATCCGGGTATTGCTGCGATTAGGGTCTGCCAGCACATAGGCAGCCTGAGCAGTCCACGTCAGGCCCGCAGCCGGCCGGCTGATGACGGCACCCTGGTGGCTGAAATAAAAGGTTTTGGTACGCCGGCCGATCAGGCCATCGGGCAGCAGCGCCTCGACCGTCACCGTTTTCGACGTCATCGTGCGCCGCGCCCCGTCATACAGATAGGTGGTGCCGCTGGCGTCGCCGGGGTCCAGCGCCAGCCGGAACGTGGTGAAGTGATTGGCGAACGTAACCGTGTGACTCCAGGCGACGTCACGGTTGAAGCCGATGACGACGGCTGGCACGCCGCCGATGATCACACCCATCGCGTCGTAACGCCCCGGCACGGTCAGATGGGCCTGATAGAAGCGGTCGGTCGTGGTCCACGGATAGTGCGGGTTGCCAAGCAATAGCCCGCGCCCATTGGCGGACAAGTCCTTGCCCACCGCCAGCGCATTGCTGCCGAAGCCTTGCCGGTTGAGCAGATCGAGCTGCGCGACCAGCGACGACGCGTCGATCTTTCGCGGCGCCAGTTTGGCCAGCGTCACAGGTACGCCGGGAACCCGGCCAGCCGCAACGAAGTCGCGGGCAAAGGCCTGGCCCGATGCGTGCAGCGCCTTTTCCGCCACCACCAGCATCATGTCGTCGAGTGAAATCGGGCGCACCCATTTCGTGTTGGCACAGGCCGCCGGCAACTTGCTTCCCGCATCCTTCAGGTACCGGTTATAGCCTTCGACATAGCCTTCAAGCAGGTCGCGTGGCTCACGGGTGCCGCTGGCATACCCCGCGCGCAATTGCTCGATGTCGAGGTAACCCTTGAAGAAGAAGTCGCTGTCCTCGTTGTTCAGGTCCATGAACCCGCTGCCGCCGCCATACTCGTCCCCGGTACGCTGGCGTGGCCGTGCGTCGCCGCCAAAGAACAGCGAGCGCTCACCGCGCACGGTCAGCACCGCATCGGCGAACATACAGACATTGTCCTGGGCATAGGCATACGCCAGGCCATAGCCGAGGCTGCGGAAGTCGTCGGCCCGGACATGTGGCACGCCATACGTGGTGCGGGCGACGTCGACGTTGATGCGGGCGGCGGTGGCTGGGGGCGGCGGCTGAACGGCGGGGTCGTCATCATGATCCCGACCACAGGCGCCCAGCGCCAGCACGAGTGACATTGCAAGGAGGCGACGGGGCGCAGCAGGATGACGACGTTGCATGAGAGACGCTTTCTGCGGCAGGCGCCGCGCGATCGAACCATGACGAAGTAAAACTAATGCAATACTTTAATCCTAAAATAGTGCCGATGTGCTATTTCTCTCGCATGGACGCGGCATCAACGCGACAAAGCGGCACGCCAAAGCAAAAAAGCCCACCAGACACCTGGTGGGCTTTCTCTATATAACTAGCCTGACGATAAACTACTTTCACACTGGTTGCAGCACTATCATCGTCGCAAAATCGTTTCACGGTCCTGTTCGGGATGGGAAGGGGTGGGACCGATTTGCTATGGTCATCAGGCATAACTTGCTGGAAAACTGTTCCTCTACTGGGCAACAGGCTTCCTGAATTCCGGCTCGCATTCTAACAAGCAATTTCCAATACCGCCAGCTTTATCGCACACCCCATCAAAAACGCGGCAACGGCTGCACCGCACCAGCCTGCAAGCCGGCCTGGCGCATCGCCACCTGCACGGCCTCGATGCGCGCGGCCATCGACGGATGCGACGCCAGGTAATGCACCACGGCCGGCGTTGCCCCCTCCTCGCGCTGCAAGGTGGCAAACAATTCGGTGGCGCCGCCAGCATGCCCGTAGCGACATTGCAGGATAGCCAGTGCCTTTGCATCCGCAGCGGCTTCGCGGCCCCGCGAATACCCCGACTCACCCAGATGCTGCGCTGGGGCCAGCACGCCTGCCGTCCCGCTGCCGTCACCCGTGAGCACGGTGGCAGCAGCAATCAGCACCACGCGCCGGCCGACTGCGCGCAGGTGATCGCGGTTGGCCATGTGTGACAGCTCATGGGCCAGCACGAACGCCATGCCGTTTTCGGACTGCACACTGTCGAACAGCGCCGAGAACACGACCACCACGCCGCTCGGCGCGACCATCGCATTGGGCGTGTCCGAGCGGTTCACCCGCACCGTGACCGGCCCGCTGACGCCGGCGCATTGGCGCATGCCATCAACCAGGCCCTGGGCCCAGGCTTCGCGCGTGCGCATCGCCGGCTCGCTCGCGGGCGGTGTCCATGCCACCATCTGCGTCAGCTGTGCCTCGGTCTCTGGTCCCATCCGGTCCACCACCACATCGACCAGCCAGCCCAGCACCAGATAGCCCACCACCACCGCCGCCGACAGCCCGGCCAGAATCAACAGGAAATCCTTGAGCGGATGGCCGGGTGTGACGTTGTCGTTGTGCTCGGGCAGCGAAGCCTGGTATTTCATGGTGCGGCGCTCTGTTCTGCGTAATAGATGGCGGTGCCGTAGGCCAGGACCTCGACACCATTGATCTGCCGCTGGTTGCCCGTCAGCGGCATCGTTTCAAGGCGCACGTTGACGATCTCATGGGCGCCCGGACAGCTTTCCTTCAGCCGCAGCACCGCTTCACGCTTGGCGCGATCGAGCAGCGTTTCATACGACTGCACCGGCCCGCCCACCAGCGAGCGCAGCGCCGACGCCGCCTTCTTGAAGTGGTCGACTGCCACCACCACGCTACCCGTGACCAGTTCAGTGCGCGCCACCGGCCCAGACCCAAGCAGGGTTTTCAGCGACGTGGCCGGCAAGTGCAGCCACGTTTTTTCCCTGGCGATGATGGAGCGGTAATGCCTGGCTTCGGCCATGCGTCCGAAGACGTAGCCCAACCCGATCGGCACCGACCAGAAGACAATCAGGAAAATTAAGTCCATCAGCCCACCGTCACTGCAGTGCCGTAGACATAGATCTCGGCGGCGCCGGCTGCCACCGACGAGGTCGAGAAGCGCACATTGACGACGGCGTTCGCTCCCATCTGCGTGGCTTGCGCCTGCATGCGCTCGGTGGCCTGCACGCGCGATTCTTCCAGCAACTCGGTGTAGCCCTTGAGCTCGCCGCCAACCATGTTCTTCAGTCCCGCCATGATGTCGCGGCCCACGTGCTTGGAGCGCACCGAGCTGCCGGAGACAACGCCGTGGCACGCCGTGATGATCTTGCCCGGAACGGTTTCGATATTGGTCATGAACATGGAAGGCACTTTCTGAATAAGGGGTCGCCGATTGTAGGCGCCAATCTTTATTAGAAGCAATGCCGAATGCATAGTCACGCGATTGACTGCAGCATCACAGTAAAATACCGCCTTCAAACACCCTCAGCCTGCCGCCACCATGTCGATCCTGCTTACCACCCTGAACGCCCGCTACACGCACGCCTCGCTCGGACTGCGGTACCTGCTGGCCAATATGGGGCCACTGCAGGACCAGACCCGCATCCAGGAATTCGTCACCGGCGCCAAGACCGCCGATCTCGTCGAGCGCATCCTGGCGCATGCGCCGCGCATCGTCGGCTTTGGCGTGTATATCTGGAACGTCGAAGAAACCACGCGCCTGGTGGCAATGCTCAAGCGCGTTGCGCCTGCCGTCAAGATCATCCTGGGCGGCCCGGAAGTCTCGCACGAGACCGGCGAGCAGGAAATCGTCGGGTTGGCCGACTATGTCATTACCGGTTGGGGCGACGTCACGTTCCCCAAGCTGTGCGGCGAGATCCTCAACGGCCCGAAGCCTTTGATGAAGATCCACGCCGGCGTGCAGCCGCCAATGGACGCGATCGTCCTGCCCTATGCGCTGTACAACGACGACGACATCGCCAACCGCACCCTGTACGTGGAAGCCTCGCGCGGCTGCCCGTTCAAGTGCGAGTTCTGCCTGTCGTCGCTCGACAAGACAGCCTGGCCATTCCCGCTCGACGCGTTCCTGGCCGAGATGGAAGCGATGTACGTACGCGGCGCGCGCCTTTTCAAATTCGTCGACCGGACGTTCAACCTGAACGTCAAGACGAGCCTGCGCATCATGGATTTCTTCCTCGATAAAATCGCGCAGTATCCGGACGACCCGATCTACGCCCACTTCGAGCTGGTCCCCGACCACCTGCCCGATGCACTGAAGGACACCATCGCCAAGTTCCCGGCCGGCGCGCTGCAGTTCGAGATCGGCATCCAGAGCTTCAACCCCGAGGTGCAGGCGCTCGTGAGCCGCCGCCAGAACAACGAGAAGGCGGCCGAGAACATTCGTTGGCTCACGCAGCATGCCACCGCCCACCTGCACGTCGACCTGATTGCCGGCCTGCCCGGCGAAGACGTGGCCAGCTTCGCGCGCGGCTTCGACCAGCTGGTGGGCCTGGGCGCCGAGGAAATCCAGTTTGGCATCCTCAAGCGCCTGCGCGGTACGCCGATCATCCGCCACACCGAAGCCTTCGGCATGGTCTACGACCCGTACCCGCCGTACACCGTGCTGGCGACGGACAAGATCGACTTTGCGACCATGCAGCGACTGGTGCGCTTTGCGCGCTACTGGGATCTGGTGGCCAACTCCGGGCGCTTCGCCAACACCACGCCGGTGCTGCTGGGCGAGGCGCCGTTCGACAACTTCATGGCGTTCTCGGACTGGATCTACACGCGCACCGATGCGACGCACCGCATCGCGCTCGATCGCCTGGCCAAGCTGGTGGCCGAGTACTTACAGCTGCGCGGCATGGCGGCGCATGACGCGGCCAGCCTGCTCGCCAGCGACTACGCCGGCAAGGTCGACGCGCCGGCGCGCACGCCGCAACCAGTGGCGGATGCAGCACGCGCGGTGGCCCCGTCGCGACAGGCGCGCCACCTCGCGGCCTGATCGCGAAACCAACAATGTGGCAGCGGGCGCGATTCTCTTTTACACTGCCGCAATGCAGATTGAAAATGCGCCAACATTAACCATTCAACAGGCCGGCCAGGGGGCGGGCCAATCTGTCGTCGCCAGCGGGGTCTGGCAAGTCCACGGCCTGTCGCAGCACGGTGTATTGAAGGGCATCACGCGCCAGCTCGCGAGCCTCAAGGACAAATCAGCCTGCACCTGGGACCTGTCCGGCGTCGACAGCCTCGATCACATCGGCGCCCAGATGTTCTGGAATACCTGGAACAAACAGCGCCCGCCACGCCTCACGCTCGACCCGCGCCAGGAAGACCTGTTCAAGCGCATCGAAGCAGCCAGCAAGATCACGCTGCCGCGCCAGCGCGTCAGTCCCTTCGACTGGCTGATCAGGCTTGGCGCCGGCATGCTTGATTTCTTTGCGCACCTGCGCAGCTTCATTGGCCTGATCGGCATCGTGATCCAGGACCTGTGGCGCTTCGTGCGCCGCCCCGCTACCGGCCCGTGGCGCGAAATCTCGGCCAATATCTACCACTCGGGTTTCCAGGCGCTGGGCATCACGGCGATCGTGGGCTTCCTGATCGGGATCGTGCTGTCGTACCTGTCATCACAGCAGCTGCGCATGTTCGGCGGCGACGCCTATCTGGTCAACATTCTCGGCATGGCGGTGATCCGCGAACTGGGCCCGCTGCTGGCCGCAATCCTGGTCGCCGGCCGCT
This is a stretch of genomic DNA from Oxalobacteraceae sp. CFBP 8761. It encodes these proteins:
- a CDS encoding penicillin acylase family protein, giving the protein MSLVLALGACGRDHDDDPAVQPPPPATAARINVDVARTTYGVPHVRADDFRSLGYGLAYAYAQDNVCMFADAVLTVRGERSLFFGGDARPRQRTGDEYGGGSGFMDLNNEDSDFFFKGYLDIEQLRAGYASGTREPRDLLEGYVEGYNRYLKDAGSKLPAACANTKWVRPISLDDMMLVVAEKALHASGQAFARDFVAAGRVPGVPVTLAKLAPRKIDASSLVAQLDLLNRQGFGSNALAVGKDLSANGRGLLLGNPHYPWTTTDRFYQAHLTVPGRYDAMGVIIGGVPAVVIGFNRDVAWSHTVTFANHFTTFRLALDPGDASGTTYLYDGARRTMTSKTVTVEALLPDGLIGRRTKTFYFSHQGAVISRPAAGLTWTAQAAYVLADPNRSNTRMLEQWLGIGTATSVRTLKDSLDNVVGLPWVNTVAADRDGNTLYADASVVPHMNADKFVNGCLLLQAALLFDGSKSSCGWGQDVGAPAGICAPATAPWMMRTDYVGNSNDSYWLTNPKALLTGPAPLGYSPLYGRVNAEQSLRTRIGFRQVEDLLAQRNKLNLADMQALAFSNRVYAAELVLPELLTACSSASSTLMHQACTTLQAWDRRADLDSRGAVLFREFWALATAIPNKWARPFDPADPVNTPAGVAPAAMPAMLVALRTAADKLQSLGVPLDGRLGDYQVEPRNGVRIPLHGGNGNQEGTYGSLTMRSVLTAQGYVGAHWGQSYLQTVTFDEQGPVAQAMLTYGQSVDPTSPWYTDQTLLYSRKSWPSLPFTQEKIKADPNYTTVTLRE
- a CDS encoding M48 family metallopeptidase, whose amino-acid sequence is MKYQASLPEHNDNVTPGHPLKDFLLILAGLSAAVVVGYLVLGWLVDVVVDRMGPETEAQLTQMVAWTPPASEPAMRTREAWAQGLVDGMRQCAGVSGPVTVRVNRSDTPNAMVAPSGVVVVFSALFDSVQSENGMAFVLAHELSHMANRDHLRAVGRRVVLIAAATVLTGDGSGTAGVLAPAQHLGESGYSRGREAAADAKALAILQCRYGHAGGATELFATLQREEGATPAVVHYLASHPSMAARIEAVQVAMRQAGLQAGAVQPLPRF
- a CDS encoding heavy metal-binding domain-containing protein, which produces MDLIFLIVFWSVPIGLGYVFGRMAEARHYRSIIAREKTWLHLPATSLKTLLGSGPVARTELVTGSVVVAVDHFKKAASALRSLVGGPVQSYETLLDRAKREAVLRLKESCPGAHEIVNVRLETMPLTGNQRQINGVEVLAYGTAIYYAEQSAAP
- a CDS encoding YbjQ family protein, producing the protein MFMTNIETVPGKIITACHGVVSGSSVRSKHVGRDIMAGLKNMVGGELKGYTELLEESRVQATERMQAQATQMGANAVVNVRFSTSSVAAGAAEIYVYGTAVTVG
- a CDS encoding DUF4080 domain-containing protein, translated to MSILLTTLNARYTHASLGLRYLLANMGPLQDQTRIQEFVTGAKTADLVERILAHAPRIVGFGVYIWNVEETTRLVAMLKRVAPAVKIILGGPEVSHETGEQEIVGLADYVITGWGDVTFPKLCGEILNGPKPLMKIHAGVQPPMDAIVLPYALYNDDDIANRTLYVEASRGCPFKCEFCLSSLDKTAWPFPLDAFLAEMEAMYVRGARLFKFVDRTFNLNVKTSLRIMDFFLDKIAQYPDDPIYAHFELVPDHLPDALKDTIAKFPAGALQFEIGIQSFNPEVQALVSRRQNNEKAAENIRWLTQHATAHLHVDLIAGLPGEDVASFARGFDQLVGLGAEEIQFGILKRLRGTPIIRHTEAFGMVYDPYPPYTVLATDKIDFATMQRLVRFARYWDLVANSGRFANTTPVLLGEAPFDNFMAFSDWIYTRTDATHRIALDRLAKLVAEYLQLRGMAAHDAASLLASDYAGKVDAPARTPQPVADAARAVAPSRQARHLAA
- a CDS encoding ABC transporter permease, encoding MQIENAPTLTIQQAGQGAGQSVVASGVWQVHGLSQHGVLKGITRQLASLKDKSACTWDLSGVDSLDHIGAQMFWNTWNKQRPPRLTLDPRQEDLFKRIEAASKITLPRQRVSPFDWLIRLGAGMLDFFAHLRSFIGLIGIVIQDLWRFVRRPATGPWREISANIYHSGFQALGITAIVGFLIGIVLSYLSSQQLRMFGGDAYLVNILGMAVIRELGPLLAAILVAGRSGSSITAQLGVMRVTEELDAMLVMGVSHGYRLILPKVIALAISMPLLVVWTDAMALLGGMVSAKIEMGMSFRYFLQKLPDAVPFVNYTIGLLKGATFGVLIALIACHFGLRIKANTESLGRGTTTSVVTAITVVILADAVYAIIFSSTGF